The Toxorhynchites rutilus septentrionalis strain SRP chromosome 3, ASM2978413v1, whole genome shotgun sequence genome includes a region encoding these proteins:
- the LOC129773323 gene encoding polyadenylate-binding protein 2-like, with protein MANEDLLDYSYESNASNTDSSKQAKDTIKASNDDPKLEARAKEIAEELEKLKQLQDEVALQMMLPVSKSTSPILTPEEKAEIDARSIYVGNVDYGATAEELEAHFYGCGMIYRVNIMCNKANGQPKGFAYIEFGSKEFIETALALNETLFRGRPIKVCSKRTNLPGMCATNRLFPRASRGRRGSGMTWGACYRGSRPGATRHSHRGGYRGRTAFYAPY; from the coding sequence atggcAAATGAAGATCTGCTAGACTACTCTTATGAAAGTAATGCTTCGAACACTGATAGTTCCAAACAAGCGAAAGACACAATCAAAGCTTCAAACGACGATCCAAAATTGGAGGCCCGCGCTAAGGAAATCGCAGAAGAGTTGGAGAAACTAAAACAGCTGCAGGACGAGGTTGCTTTGCAAATGATGCTGCCGGTTTCCAAATCGACGTCACCGATCCTAACCCCGGAAGAAAAGGCAGAGATCGACGCTCGCTCTATCTACGTTGGAAATGTGGACTATGGAGCAACAGCAGAAGAGTTGGAAGCCCATTTCTACGGGTGCGGCATGATTTACCGCGTGAATATTATGTGCAATAAGGCCAACGGTCAGCCAAAGGGGTTTGCCTACATCGAGTTTGGATCGAAGGAATTCATAGAGACTGCGCTAGCGCTGAATGAAACCCTTTTCCGGGGAAGACCGATAAAAGTTTGCTCGAAGCGTACCAATCTACCAGGAATGTGCGCAACCAATCGGCTGTTTCCCCGAGCATCACGAGGACGACGAGGATCAGGAATGACATGGGGTGCGTGCTATCGTGGTTCACGGCCAGGGGCAACACGTCACTCACATCGGGGCGGATATCGGGGAAGAACAGCGTTTTATGCGCCGTATTAG